The Thermoleophilum album genome contains a region encoding:
- a CDS encoding Sec-independent protein translocase subunit TatA/TatB has protein sequence MPNIGPMELIVVLIIALLVLGPRKLPEVGRSVGRGIREFRQSLRSDTHDGEAVELEEELATAREIHTPPTANTEKVARTTASSSERGAAGAA, from the coding sequence ATGCCAAACATCGGACCGATGGAACTCATCGTGGTCTTGATCATCGCTTTGCTCGTGCTCGGGCCGCGCAAGCTGCCGGAGGTCGGGCGCTCGGTTGGACGCGGGATCCGCGAGTTCCGCCAGTCGCTGCGCTCCGACACGCACGACGGCGAGGCCGTCGAGCTGGAAGAGGAGCTGGCGACGGCCAGGGAGATCCACACGCCACCTACCGCCAACACTGAAAAGGTGGCGAGAACCACGGCCAGCAGCTCCGAGCGGGGAGCCGCGGGCGCTGCCTGA